The Hyphomonadaceae bacterium ML37 genome includes a region encoding these proteins:
- a CDS encoding sigma-54 dependent transcriptional regulator: MAKTVLVVDDDPTQRRLMQAVLEKQGHTFQGAEDGDSGLAAVKRGGIDVVMLDMIMPGMDGVETLEAIKAREPDLPVIMLTAHGGLETVVRAMRAGAVDFFVKPASPERIAVSLRNALKVKDLSSEVTRLKKTRSGQLGFDDMIAGAPAMRQVVRLGERAAKSNIPILITGESGVGKELVARSIAAASDRAGRPFVAVNCGAIPENLVESTLFGHEKGSFTGAVAKHLGKFQEADGGTLFLDEIGELPLDMQVKLLRALQEGEVDPVGSRRPVKVDVRIVSATNRDLTEQVKTGAFREDLFYRLNVFPIEVPSLAKRRDDIPALVRHFIARFNAQEGKAVLDATGETMDLLARHEWKGNVRQLENAVFRAVVLSDSDYLTPEDFPQISGLTPTLREAEAMPAPAPSPANIAAAPSSTEVFDAAALGDEDDALRVDILDAGGHLRSLEAIERDLIAFAIETYSGRMAEVARRLGVGRSTLYRKVREYDLEVDSFREAG, translated from the coding sequence ATGGCGAAGACCGTACTGGTCGTCGATGACGATCCGACCCAGCGCCGCCTGATGCAGGCGGTGCTGGAGAAGCAAGGACATACCTTCCAGGGCGCCGAGGACGGCGATTCCGGCCTGGCCGCCGTGAAGCGCGGCGGGATCGACGTGGTTATGCTCGACATGATCATGCCCGGCATGGACGGGGTGGAGACCCTGGAGGCGATCAAGGCGCGCGAGCCCGATCTGCCCGTGATCATGCTCACCGCCCACGGCGGCTTAGAGACCGTGGTGCGGGCCATGCGCGCCGGCGCAGTGGACTTCTTTGTGAAGCCCGCCAGCCCTGAGCGCATCGCGGTGTCGCTGCGCAACGCGCTCAAGGTGAAAGATCTCTCCAGTGAAGTCACCCGGCTGAAGAAGACCCGCTCGGGTCAGCTGGGCTTTGACGACATGATCGCCGGGGCCCCGGCCATGCGCCAGGTGGTGCGGCTGGGCGAGCGGGCGGCCAAATCCAACATCCCGATCCTGATCACCGGCGAAAGCGGCGTGGGCAAAGAGCTGGTGGCGCGCTCCATCGCGGCGGCGTCGGACCGCGCGGGGCGTCCCTTCGTGGCGGTCAATTGCGGGGCGATCCCGGAAAACCTGGTGGAATCCACCCTGTTCGGCCACGAAAAGGGCTCGTTCACCGGCGCGGTGGCCAAGCATCTGGGCAAGTTCCAGGAGGCTGATGGCGGCACGCTCTTCCTCGATGAGATCGGCGAACTGCCGCTGGACATGCAGGTCAAGCTCCTGCGCGCCCTGCAGGAAGGCGAGGTCGATCCGGTCGGGTCGCGCCGTCCGGTGAAGGTGGATGTGCGCATCGTCTCGGCGACCAATCGCGACCTGACCGAACAGGTCAAGACCGGCGCCTTCCGGGAGGATTTGTTCTACCGGCTCAACGTGTTCCCCATCGAGGTGCCGTCTCTGGCCAAACGCCGGGATGACATCCCGGCCCTGGTGCGCCACTTCATCGCCCGCTTCAATGCCCAGGAGGGCAAGGCCGTGCTAGACGCCACCGGGGAGACCATGGATTTGCTGGCGCGGCACGAATGGAAGGGCAATGTGCGCCAGCTGGAGAATGCGGTGTTCCGCGCTGTGGTGCTCAGCGACAGCGACTATCTGACCCCTGAAGACTTCCCGCAAATCTCCGGCCTGACGCCGACCTTGCGCGAAGCCGAGGCGATGCCGGCGCCCGCGCCGTCTCCGGCCAATATCGCGGCGGCGCCGTCCAGCACAGAGGTGTTTGACGCCGCCGCGCTGGGAGACGAGGACGACGCCCTGAGGGTCGATATCCTGGATGCAGGTGGTCATCTGCGCTCGCTGGAAGCCATCGAGCGTGATCTGATCGCGTTCGCCATCGAGACCTATTCGGGCCGTATGGCCGAGGTCGCCCGCCGCCTCGGCGTGGGCCGCTCGACCCTCTATCGCAAAGTGCGCGAATACGATCTCGAAGTGGATAGTTTCCGCGAGGCGGGGTGA
- a CDS encoding aa3-type cytochrome c oxidase subunit IV, which produces MAEDYTRGQMDISHHKATYGAVMKVSVFISVLLGLIVLYLTLVFGAGTNWISALIVSLIAGGLAGFMLKQGPRYWAFLGVLTVIALMAGGITLLLASA; this is translated from the coding sequence ATGGCTGAAGACTACACCCGCGGTCAGATGGACATTTCCCATCACAAGGCGACCTACGGCGCCGTCATGAAGGTGTCGGTGTTCATCTCGGTCCTGCTGGGTCTGATCGTGCTGTATCTGACCCTGGTGTTCGGGGCCGGCACGAACTGGATCAGCGCCCTGATTGTGTCTCTGATTGCGGGCGGTCTTGCCGGGTTCATGCTCAAGCAGGGCCCGCGCTACTGGGCGTTCCTGGGCGTGCTGACAGTGATCGCCCTGATGGCGGGCGGGATCACCCTGCTGCTCGCCAGCGCCTGA
- a CDS encoding PLP-dependent aspartate aminotransferase family protein: MSRIRTRAARAGINADPVEGAVVAPVSLSAAYRRDDPAVPGPFDYARTAHPGRDLLARAIADLEGAAGAVVTASGMAAIDLILNDLPNGARIVCAHDCYGGTRRLFDARTAQRGFDLVYADCTDPAALARALAPGAALAFFETPSNPRLRLTDLAAACTLAREAGALSVVDNTVLSPVLQRPLEHGADVSLASITKLINGHSDMVGGVVCTRDGALAERLAWWANAAGTGGAAFDAFLALRGLRTLPVRARVQSQSAGDIAVRLAAHRSVARVDYPGLTDHPGHAIASRQQDGYGPLLSFELHAGTDAARTLTQKLALFTLAQSLGGVESLVSIPALMTHAAMSPQARAQAGVGDGLVRLSVGLEDVEDLWADLDAALSAL, translated from the coding sequence ATGAGCCGCATCCGCACACGGGCGGCGCGCGCGGGCATCAATGCCGATCCGGTTGAGGGCGCGGTGGTGGCGCCGGTCAGCCTGTCGGCGGCCTATCGCCGGGACGATCCGGCTGTGCCCGGGCCCTTCGACTATGCCCGCACCGCCCATCCGGGCCGGGACCTGCTGGCGCGCGCCATCGCCGATCTGGAAGGCGCAGCGGGCGCGGTGGTCACCGCGTCGGGCATGGCGGCCATCGATCTCATTCTCAACGACCTTCCCAATGGCGCGCGCATCGTGTGCGCCCATGATTGCTATGGCGGCACGCGGCGCCTGTTCGATGCGCGCACGGCGCAGCGCGGGTTTGATCTGGTCTATGCCGATTGCACCGATCCGGCGGCGCTGGCCCGCGCGCTGGCGCCCGGCGCGGCGCTGGCATTCTTCGAGACCCCGTCCAATCCGCGCCTGCGCCTGACCGATCTGGCCGCCGCGTGTACGCTGGCGCGCGAGGCGGGCGCATTGAGCGTAGTGGACAATACCGTCCTGTCGCCGGTGCTGCAGCGGCCCCTGGAACATGGCGCAGACGTGTCGCTCGCCTCCATCACCAAGCTGATCAATGGTCATTCGGATATGGTGGGCGGCGTGGTGTGCACGCGCGATGGCGCGCTTGCAGAACGCCTGGCCTGGTGGGCCAATGCCGCCGGTACGGGCGGGGCGGCGTTTGATGCGTTCCTGGCCCTTCGGGGTTTGCGGACCCTGCCGGTGCGCGCGCGGGTGCAGTCGCAGAGCGCTGGAGACATCGCCGTGCGGCTGGCCGCGCACCGGTCTGTGGCGCGGGTGGATTATCCCGGCCTCACGGACCATCCCGGCCACGCGATCGCCTCGCGCCAGCAGGACGGGTACGGACCGCTTCTGAGTTTCGAACTCCACGCGGGAACGGACGCCGCGCGGACGCTCACGCAGAAACTCGCCCTCTTCACCCTCGCCCAGTCGCTGGGCGGGGTTGAATCGCTGGTGTCCATCCCGGCCCTGATGACCCATGCGGCAATGAGCCCGCAGGCGCGCGCGCAGGCTGGCGTCGGTGACGGTCTGGTGCGCCTGTCGGTGGGGCTGGAGGATGTGGAGGATTTGTGGGCTGATCTCGACGCGGCGCTCAGCGCGCTCTAG
- a CDS encoding DUF6356 family protein, producing MIKRAFTEHPASVGESYGAHLAQASSFGFAMIGAGFACLVHGLFPFLFVKSGSRCIEELHRRMVTHRDQRHAAPATGAPGTVRREGEA from the coding sequence ATGATCAAGCGCGCCTTCACCGAACACCCCGCCTCTGTGGGCGAGAGCTATGGCGCGCATCTGGCCCAGGCCTCGTCCTTCGGCTTCGCCATGATCGGCGCCGGGTTCGCCTGCCTGGTCCACGGCCTCTTCCCCTTCCTGTTCGTGAAGTCAGGCTCGCGTTGTATCGAGGAATTGCACCGGCGCATGGTGACCCATCGCGATCAGCGCCACGCGGCCCCGGCCACCGGCGCGCCCGGAACGGTCCGGCGCGAGGGCGAAGCCTGA
- a CDS encoding NAD(P) transhydrogenase subunit alpha — protein MDAVDPNVFRLAIFVLAVFVGYYVVWSVTPALHTPLMSVTNAISSVIIVGALIAAAAAAASEGAQFAKGLGVLGVLLASINIFGGFLVTQRMLAMYKKKERPAKPAKGES, from the coding sequence ATGGACGCAGTTGATCCGAATGTTTTCCGCCTGGCGATTTTCGTGCTCGCCGTGTTCGTGGGCTATTACGTGGTCTGGTCGGTGACCCCGGCCCTGCACACCCCGCTCATGAGCGTGACCAACGCCATCTCCTCGGTGATCATTGTCGGCGCCCTGATTGCGGCCGCCGCGGCCGCCGCCAGCGAAGGCGCGCAATTCGCCAAGGGCCTCGGCGTGCTGGGCGTGCTGCTGGCCAGCATCAATATCTTTGGCGGCTTCCTCGTCACCCAGCGGATGCTGGCGATGTACAAGAAGAAGGAGCGCCCCGCCAAACCGGCCAAGGGTGAGTCCTGA
- a CDS encoding aspartate decarboxylase, whose amino-acid sequence MAAPIGSKANPSQYDCYPDLAEDEPYFVIRAHDALSSALVELHAYIGAGQSGAAHNKLAEIMELTRDRAPRPAGSPKYRETFAISQSMEQWRDTHPKS is encoded by the coding sequence ATGGCCGCCCCAATCGGCTCGAAAGCCAATCCGTCCCAGTATGACTGCTATCCCGATCTGGCCGAGGACGAGCCCTATTTCGTCATCCGCGCCCATGACGCCCTGTCGAGCGCGCTGGTGGAGCTGCACGCCTATATCGGCGCGGGGCAGTCTGGCGCGGCGCACAACAAGCTGGCCGAAATCATGGAGCTGACCCGCGACCGCGCCCCGCGCCCCGCCGGCAGCCCGAAATACCGCGAGACCTTCGCCATCTCCCAGTCCATGGAGCAATGGCGCGACACCCATCCCAAGAGCTGA
- a CDS encoding NAD(P)(+) transhydrogenase (Re/Si-specific) subunit beta has protein sequence MSADFAALLYLVSGILFIMALRGLSSPETSRQGNYLGMAGMAVAVGTTLIVVDLTGLGIILILGAVIIGGGIGAVIARRIAMTDMPQLVAGFHSLVGLTAVLVAAAALYEPEAFGISAPGGGLKALSLVELAIGVAIGAITFSGSVIAFMKLQGLMSGAPIVFKGQHWLNLGLGIAAAVFIVFLTASGGDNKTAFWIITLLALVLGVLLIIPIGGADMPVVVSMLNSYSGWAAAALGFTLENTALLITGALVGSSGAILSYIMCKGMNRSFISVILGGFGADAASAGAHGQVDRAVKMGSAEDAAFIMKNASKVIIVPGYGMAVAQAQHALKEMADTLKAEGVDIAYAIHPVAGRMPGHMNVLLAEAQAPYDEVFELEDINAEFATADVAFVIGANDVTNPAAEDDPTSPIYGMPVLQVWKARTVMFVKRSMGSGYAGIENPLFFRDNTLMLLGDAKKMTETIVKSLD, from the coding sequence ATGTCCGCAGATTTCGCCGCCCTCCTGTATCTCGTCTCCGGGATCCTGTTCATCATGGCCCTGCGCGGCCTGTCGAGCCCCGAGACCTCGCGTCAGGGCAATTATCTCGGCATGGCCGGCATGGCCGTGGCGGTGGGCACGACGCTGATCGTGGTCGATCTGACCGGCCTTGGCATCATCCTGATCCTGGGCGCGGTGATCATCGGCGGCGGCATCGGCGCAGTGATCGCGCGGCGCATCGCCATGACCGACATGCCCCAGCTGGTGGCGGGCTTCCACTCGCTGGTGGGTCTGACCGCCGTTCTGGTGGCAGCCGCGGCCCTGTACGAGCCGGAGGCGTTCGGGATTTCCGCGCCGGGCGGCGGGCTCAAGGCCTTGTCGCTGGTGGAGCTGGCGATCGGCGTCGCCATCGGCGCCATCACCTTTTCCGGCTCGGTCATCGCCTTCATGAAACTACAAGGCCTGATGAGCGGCGCCCCCATCGTGTTCAAGGGCCAGCACTGGCTCAATCTCGGCCTCGGCATCGCGGCGGCGGTCTTCATCGTGTTCCTCACCGCCAGCGGCGGGGACAACAAGACCGCGTTCTGGATCATCACGCTCCTCGCTCTGGTGCTGGGCGTGCTGCTGATCATTCCCATCGGCGGCGCGGACATGCCGGTGGTGGTGTCCATGCTCAACTCCTATTCGGGCTGGGCGGCGGCCGCGTTGGGCTTCACGCTGGAGAACACGGCGCTTCTGATCACTGGCGCGCTGGTGGGCTCGTCGGGCGCCATCCTGTCCTACATCATGTGCAAGGGCATGAACCGGTCCTTCATCTCGGTCATCCTGGGCGGGTTCGGCGCCGATGCGGCCTCCGCCGGCGCTCACGGCCAGGTGGACCGCGCCGTGAAGATGGGCTCTGCCGAGGACGCCGCCTTCATCATGAAAAACGCCAGCAAGGTCATCATCGTGCCGGGCTATGGCATGGCGGTGGCGCAGGCCCAGCATGCCCTGAAGGAAATGGCCGATACGCTCAAAGCCGAAGGCGTGGATATCGCCTATGCGATCCACCCGGTGGCCGGCCGCATGCCAGGCCACATGAACGTGCTGCTGGCCGAAGCCCAGGCGCCCTATGACGAGGTGTTCGAGCTGGAAGACATCAATGCCGAGTTCGCCACCGCGGACGTGGCCTTCGTGATCGGCGCCAATGACGTGACCAACCCGGCCGCCGAGGACGATCCCACCAGCCCGATCTACGGCATGCCTGTGCTGCAGGTGTGGAAAGCGCGCACGGTGATGTTCGTCAAGCGGTCCATGGGGTCGGGCTATGCCGGCATCGAGAACCCGCTCTTCTTCCGCGACAACACGCTGATGCTGCTGGGCGACGCCAAGAAGATGACCGAGACCATCGTCAAGTCGCTGGACTAG
- a CDS encoding alpha/beta hydrolase — protein MTDPAPLPPPLAQFAGKPVPAPDWFADALAAPFETGAVERDGVRLVWKAWGKRGDPALVLIHGGTAHKGWWDALGPFLAAPGRRVIAPDLAGMGQSGWREVYTMTDHAADMRAAAEDAGAFENGKPIFVGHSFGGFVTLQAAKEFGADLRAAVILDSPIRKPEKQREGSPPRRGGRVYTDLAAALARFRLLPAQPCDNVWLVDHVARGSLREAEGGWTWWFDPDLWAKLTYQRRDPEAAAAALGCPLAFIRGERSDLMNTETWAYMRSVFTRSPFITVPRARHHLILDDPLAVVSALDALVEGWAPRKSG, from the coding sequence ATGACCGACCCTGCCCCCCTGCCTCCGCCGCTGGCGCAATTCGCCGGCAAGCCTGTGCCTGCGCCGGACTGGTTTGCCGACGCGCTGGCGGCGCCTTTCGAGACGGGGGCCGTCGAGCGGGACGGCGTGCGTCTGGTGTGGAAGGCGTGGGGCAAGCGCGGCGATCCGGCGCTGGTGCTGATCCATGGCGGTACGGCGCACAAGGGCTGGTGGGATGCGCTGGGCCCGTTCCTGGCTGCGCCAGGGCGCCGGGTGATCGCGCCGGATCTCGCCGGCATGGGGCAAAGCGGCTGGCGCGAGGTCTACACCATGACCGACCACGCCGCCGACATGCGCGCGGCGGCTGAAGACGCCGGCGCGTTCGAGAACGGCAAGCCCATTTTCGTGGGCCATTCATTCGGCGGGTTCGTGACGCTGCAGGCCGCTAAGGAGTTTGGCGCGGACCTGCGCGCTGCGGTGATCCTGGACAGCCCGATCCGCAAACCGGAAAAGCAGCGCGAAGGTTCGCCGCCGCGCCGGGGCGGGCGGGTCTATACTGATCTCGCCGCCGCGCTGGCGCGCTTCCGACTGCTACCGGCCCAGCCGTGCGACAATGTGTGGCTGGTGGACCATGTGGCGCGCGGTTCGCTGCGTGAAGCCGAGGGCGGCTGGACCTGGTGGTTTGATCCCGATCTGTGGGCCAAGCTCACCTATCAGCGGCGCGATCCTGAAGCCGCGGCGGCGGCGCTGGGCTGCCCGCTGGCCTTCATCCGGGGCGAACGCTCCGACCTCATGAACACAGAGACCTGGGCCTATATGCGCTCGGTCTTCACCCGCTCGCCCTTCATCACCGTGCCGCGCGCGCGCCATCACCTGATCCTGGATGACCCGCTTGCAGTGGTGTCCGCGCTCGATGCCCTCGTCGAGGGGTGGGCGCCGCGTAAATCAGGCTGA
- a CDS encoding Re/Si-specific NAD(P)(+) transhydrogenase subunit alpha has protein sequence MRIAILAETYPGETRVAATPDSVKALVKTGAEVLVESGAGARADFADAAYEAAGAAVSARGDVVKAADALFCVRRPDAAVIKGLKKGAVMVGLFEPHGAVDFAGSCAKAGVNALAMEFTPRITRAQSMDALSSQSNLAGYRAVVEAATLYGRAFPMMMTAAGTIAAARVFVMGVGVAGLQAIATARRLGAIVTATDVRPAAKEQVASLGAKFVAVEDEEFKAAETAGGYAKEMSDDYKAKQAELVAAHILKQDVIITTALIPGRPAPRLLTKAMVETMKPGSVIIDIAAANGGNCELTKSGEMVVHNGVKIAGYGDLPSRLAADSSNLLARNLVNLFPLLRAEDGALSPHWDDDIIKGMALTRDGEIVHPTLKGDGS, from the coding sequence ATGCGAATCGCCATCCTTGCCGAAACTTATCCGGGCGAGACCCGGGTCGCCGCCACGCCTGACAGCGTGAAAGCGCTGGTCAAAACCGGCGCCGAGGTGCTGGTGGAATCCGGCGCGGGCGCCCGCGCCGATTTCGCCGACGCCGCCTATGAAGCCGCTGGCGCCGCCGTGAGCGCGCGCGGTGATGTGGTGAAGGCGGCGGACGCCCTGTTCTGTGTGCGCCGGCCCGATGCCGCCGTGATCAAGGGCCTGAAGAAGGGCGCCGTGATGGTCGGGCTGTTCGAGCCCCATGGCGCGGTGGACTTCGCCGGGTCCTGCGCCAAGGCGGGCGTCAATGCGCTGGCCATGGAATTTACCCCGCGCATCACGCGCGCCCAGTCCATGGACGCGCTGTCGTCCCAGTCCAACCTCGCCGGCTACCGCGCCGTGGTGGAAGCCGCCACGCTCTATGGCCGCGCCTTCCCGATGATGATGACGGCGGCGGGCACCATCGCCGCTGCGCGCGTCTTCGTGATGGGCGTGGGCGTCGCCGGCTTGCAGGCCATCGCCACGGCCCGGCGCCTGGGCGCCATTGTGACCGCCACCGACGTGCGCCCCGCCGCCAAAGAGCAGGTGGCCTCGCTGGGCGCCAAATTCGTCGCGGTCGAGGATGAAGAGTTCAAGGCCGCCGAGACTGCCGGCGGTTACGCCAAGGAAATGAGCGACGACTACAAGGCCAAGCAGGCCGAGCTCGTCGCAGCGCACATCCTCAAGCAGGACGTGATCATCACCACCGCGCTGATCCCGGGGCGCCCGGCGCCGCGCCTGCTGACCAAGGCCATGGTCGAGACCATGAAGCCGGGCTCGGTGATCATCGACATCGCCGCGGCCAATGGCGGCAATTGCGAGCTGACGAAATCGGGCGAGATGGTTGTCCATAACGGGGTGAAGATCGCCGGCTATGGCGATCTGCCTTCGCGCCTGGCGGCCGATTCCTCGAACCTGCTGGCGCGCAACCTGGTCAATCTCTTCCCGCTTCTGCGCGCCGAAGACGGCGCGCTCAGCCCCCACTGGGACGATGACATCATCAAGGGCATGGCCCTGACCCGGGATGGCGAGATCGTCCATCCCACCCTCAAAGGAGACGGCTCATGA
- a CDS encoding alpha/beta fold hydrolase: MTALARQTQPASWPVEDIVCGFAARSGAWYEAAGRVAGAPDGPVTVVLGGISAGRRLLADADGAGWWPGVAGPGGALDPRRGRFLSLDFLGSEARPFPSVEDQADAVLALADAAGIERFALAGASYGGMIALAIASSAPHRVVRADILCAAARPHPMAAAWRSIQREIVHLGLETGRGAQALDLARRLAMTTYRTPEEFVGRFASPAETESYLAACGARYAAVTEPERFLVLSQSMDAVDIAMETIAVPLRFLAINSDRLVPPEDVAATAARAPRASVIRIDSLYGHDGFLKEVEAVNAFLAGRS, translated from the coding sequence ATGACGGCTCTGGCAAGGCAGACCCAGCCGGCGTCCTGGCCGGTGGAGGACATCGTGTGCGGCTTCGCGGCCCGCAGCGGCGCCTGGTACGAGGCGGCGGGACGCGTTGCAGGCGCGCCGGACGGACCGGTCACTGTGGTGCTGGGCGGCATCTCCGCCGGGCGCAGGCTTCTTGCGGATGCGGATGGCGCGGGCTGGTGGCCCGGCGTGGCGGGGCCCGGCGGGGCGCTGGACCCGCGCCGTGGGCGGTTCCTGAGCCTTGATTTTCTCGGCAGCGAGGCGCGGCCCTTCCCCAGCGTGGAGGACCAGGCGGACGCCGTACTGGCCCTCGCCGACGCCGCCGGAATCGAGCGTTTCGCGCTGGCCGGGGCGAGTTATGGCGGCATGATCGCGCTGGCCATTGCTTCCTCGGCGCCGCACCGGGTCGTGCGGGCGGATATTCTGTGCGCTGCGGCGCGGCCTCATCCCATGGCCGCAGCCTGGCGCTCCATCCAGCGCGAGATCGTGCATCTGGGCCTGGAGACCGGGCGCGGCGCGCAGGCGCTGGATCTGGCCCGGCGTCTGGCCATGACCACCTATCGCACGCCGGAGGAGTTCGTAGGCCGGTTCGCCAGCCCCGCTGAAACAGAATCCTATCTGGCCGCCTGTGGCGCGCGCTATGCGGCGGTGACGGAGCCGGAGCGGTTCCTCGTGCTGTCCCAGTCAATGGACGCCGTGGACATCGCCATGGAGACCATCGCGGTTCCGCTGCGCTTCCTCGCGATCAATTCCGACCGGCTGGTGCCGCCCGAAGATGTGGCGGCCACCGCCGCCCGCGCCCCGCGCGCCAGCGTCATCCGTATTGACAGCCTGTATGGCCATGACGGTTTCCTCAAAGAGGTCGAGGCGGTCAACGCCTTCCTGGCAGGGCGGTCATGA
- a CDS encoding putative sulfate exporter family transporter yields MIFLWRPRAALPLLPGLAVALVLAGAALAVSGVTPAWLGAPALALLAGMALRAVLRGAPAVIERGLATAYGPVLKAAVVLLGLRLGSHDIAAIGWSGAALAVAAVAIGFTATLGLARLMGVDRDMARVMAAGVSICGASAALAAGAALKARQETITTTLAAITLMGGLAMVAIPVIAHAAGLSALAGGVWAGASLHELAHATGAASAMGEEAGAAGVSAKLIRVAMLAPVLMLLAPGGAPGSTGLGRLLPPWFVTGFAVAALVAWQAPLAPELIAASAWLASLLFCAALAALGLAIDPRRITQAGWRPLALCALASLILLGTTFTGAALFL; encoded by the coding sequence GTGATCTTTCTCTGGCGGCCGCGCGCCGCGCTCCCTCTGCTTCCCGGCCTGGCGGTTGCGCTGGTGCTGGCGGGCGCTGCCCTTGCCGTTTCCGGCGTGACCCCGGCCTGGCTGGGCGCCCCGGCGCTGGCGCTGCTGGCGGGCATGGCCCTGCGGGCGGTCTTGCGCGGCGCGCCGGCTGTGATCGAGCGTGGTCTCGCTACGGCCTATGGTCCTGTGCTCAAGGCGGCGGTGGTGCTGCTGGGCCTGCGCCTGGGCAGTCACGACATCGCGGCCATTGGCTGGTCGGGCGCCGCACTGGCGGTGGCGGCCGTGGCCATCGGGTTCACCGCGACGCTGGGCCTCGCGCGCCTCATGGGCGTGGACCGGGACATGGCGCGGGTGATGGCCGCCGGCGTCTCCATTTGCGGCGCGTCGGCGGCGCTGGCGGCGGGCGCGGCGCTCAAGGCCAGGCAGGAAACCATCACCACCACGCTGGCGGCCATCACCCTGATGGGAGGCCTCGCCATGGTCGCCATCCCCGTGATCGCTCACGCAGCAGGGCTCAGCGCGCTGGCCGGCGGGGTCTGGGCGGGAGCATCGCTGCACGAGCTCGCCCACGCCACCGGCGCGGCTTCGGCCATGGGCGAAGAGGCGGGCGCGGCCGGCGTCAGCGCCAAGCTCATCCGTGTGGCCATGCTGGCGCCGGTGCTGATGCTGCTGGCGCCGGGCGGGGCGCCGGGTTCGACGGGGCTCGGCCGGCTTCTGCCGCCCTGGTTCGTCACCGGATTCGCAGTGGCGGCGCTGGTGGCCTGGCAGGCGCCCCTTGCGCCGGAGCTTATTGCGGCCAGCGCCTGGCTCGCCTCGCTCTTGTTCTGTGCGGCGCTGGCGGCGCTGGGTCTGGCGATTGATCCGCGCCGGATCACGCAGGCGGGCTGGCGTCCTCTGGCCCTGTGCGCGCTGGCCTCCCTGATCCTGCTCGGGACCACATTCACAGGCGCCGCGCTGTTTTTGTGA
- a CDS encoding Lrp/AsnC family transcriptional regulator, with protein MAAKLDSIDRKILHWLQQDADLPIAELAERVGLSQTPCWRRVKRLTESGVILRKVALADPRALGLKLVAFIAVKTNQHNDRWLERFARGVSGLGHVLEFHRMSGETDYLIKVAARDMEHFDAIYKELIQIADLNDVSSHFSMETIKMSTAYPVLDGA; from the coding sequence ATGGCCGCGAAACTGGATTCCATTGACCGCAAGATCCTGCACTGGCTGCAACAGGATGCCGATTTGCCCATCGCCGAGCTGGCCGAACGGGTCGGCCTGTCCCAGACGCCGTGCTGGCGCCGGGTCAAGCGGCTCACGGAAAGCGGCGTCATCCTGCGCAAGGTCGCATTGGCCGATCCGCGGGCGCTGGGGCTGAAGCTGGTCGCCTTCATCGCTGTGAAGACCAATCAGCACAATGACCGTTGGCTGGAGCGCTTTGCGCGCGGCGTGTCCGGCCTCGGCCATGTGCTGGAGTTTCACCGCATGAGCGGAGAGACCGACTACCTCATCAAGGTGGCGGCGCGCGACATGGAGCACTTCGACGCGATCTACAAAGAGCTGATCCAGATCGCCGATCTCAACGACGTCTCCAGCCATTTCTCCATGGAGACGATCAAGATGAGCACAGCTTATCCGGTGCTGGACGGCGCATGA
- a CDS encoding IS5 family transposase (programmed frameshift), with product MARFDLSDAEWSIIAPLLPNKPRGVPRTDDRRVLNGIFYILRTGSPWRDLPERYGPYTTVYNRFNRWAKAGVWVSVFNALADQSPESMTFIDSSIIRAHQHAAGRKKGGPDHAIGLSRGGLSTKIHAIVDDQGLPIRLALSQGQAGDKSAGAELISTLRRARHVVADRGYDARALVEQIEAMGATAHIPTQKNCKVQRSVAPHIYRQRNLVERYFCKLKHFRRCATRFEKLARNFLAAIALASARLWIRAYESTT from the exons ATGGCCCGATTTGATTTGAGTGATGCGGAGTGGTCGATCATCGCGCCGCTCCTGCCGAACAAGCCGCGCGGTGTGCCGCGCACGGACGACCGGCGTGTGCTGAACGGGATTTTCTATATATTGCGGACGGGATCGCCCTGGCGCGATCTGCCGGAGCGCTACGGCCCGTACACGACGGTCTACAACCGCTTCAACCGGTGGGCCAAGGCGGGGGTATGGGTGAGTGTTTTCAATGCTCTGGCCGACCAGTCTCCAGAGTCGATGACCTTTATCGACAGCTCCATCATCCGCGCCCACCAGCACGCCGCAG GGCGGAAAAAAGGGGGTCCGGATCACGCCATCGGTCTCTCTCGCGGGGGACTGAGCACCAAGATCCACGCCATCGTGGACGATCAGGGTCTGCCCATCCGCCTGGCCCTGTCTCAAGGCCAGGCTGGTGACAAGAGCGCCGGCGCCGAGCTGATATCCACCCTGCGCCGCGCCCGCCATGTGGTGGCCGACCGCGGCTACGACGCCCGCGCCCTTGTGGAGCAGATCGAAGCCATGGGCGCCACAGCTCACATCCCGACCCAGAAAAACTGCAAGGTCCAGCGATCGGTCGCGCCGCACATCTATCGCCAACGCAATCTCGTCGAGCGCTACTTCTGCAAACTCAAGCACTTCAGACGATGCGCCACACGATTCGAAAAGCTGGCCAGAAACTTCCTGGCCGCCATCGCACTCGCATCAGCAAGACTCTGGATCAGAGCTTATGAGTCCACGACCTAG